From a region of the Corythoichthys intestinalis isolate RoL2023-P3 chromosome 7, ASM3026506v1, whole genome shotgun sequence genome:
- the tor3a gene encoding torsin-3A, whose translation MFARFVSPLLPLLLLAVPVHPQFIQLDTLSNVSSYYFNYVYCNIWEGECQPHQDDATQQVPTRDVWAGFTKDCTDLLYRVYCNLGQCCDSGDCRVTNNITGLAKDLQSKLHGQHLAQSVVLKAVQGFINNPESNKPLTLSFHGWSGTGKNFVARMVADNLYRDGVKSDCVRLFIAPFHFHHAKMVDTYKGQLREAIRDTVLRCSQPLFIFDEAEKLHPGLIDAIKPFMAHYDNVDGVNYRKAIFLFLSNIGGATINDVALDFWHSGQNREDIGMEDLEHRLRDETMESQGGFAKSELMSGHLIDFFVPFLPLEYRHVKLCAKDAFAARGLEADMATLDEVAKAMLYIPKEERLFSAQGCKSIPQRINFFLS comes from the exons ATGTTCGCCCGCTTTGTGTCGCCGCTTCTGCCGCTACTACTGCTGGCCGTCCCCGTACACCCGCAATTCATCCAGCTGGACACGCTGTCCAACGTGTCGTCGTACTACTTTAACTACGTTTACTGCAACATTTGGGAGGGCGAGTGTCAGCCCCACCAGGATGATGCGACGCAGCAAG TTCCTACCAGGGACGTTTGGGCCGGTTTCACCAAGGACTGCACGGATCTGCTTTACCGCGTGTACTGTAACCTGGGTCAATGCTGCGACTCGGGAGATTGCAGGGTGACCAATAACATCACTG GTTTAGCTAAAGACCTTCAGAGCAAACTCCACGGCCAGCACCTGGCCCAATCTGTGGTTCTAAAAGCAGTCCAGGGTTTCATCAACAACCCGGAGTCCAACAAGCCCCTAACGCTCTCCTTCCACGGCTGGTCGGGCACAGGCAAGAACTTTGTGGCACGAATGGTGGCTGACAACCTTTATCGCGACGGGGTGAAGAGTGATTGCGTCCGCCTGTTTATCGCTCCGTTCCACTTCCATCATGCCAAGATGGTGGACACGTACAAG GGTCAGCTGAGAGAGGCAATCCGGGACACGGTCCTGCGATGTTCCCAGCCTCTGTTCATCTTCGACGAAGCCGAGAAGCTGCACCCGGGCCTCATCGATGCCATTAAGCCATTCATGGCCCATTATGACAATGTGGATGGAGTCAACTACCGAAAGGCCATCTTTCTATTCCTCAG TAATATTGGAGGAGCGACGATCAATGATGTGGCGTTGGATTTTTGGCACTCTGGACAGAACCGCGAGGACATTGGGATGGAGGATCTGGAACACCGACTACGAGACGAAACAATGGAATCGCAAG GCGGTTTCGCCAAGAGCGAGCTAATGTCCGGCCACCTGATAGACTTCTTCGTACCCTTTCTACCTTTGGAGTACCGCCACGTCAAGCTGTGCGCCAAGGACGCCTTCGCCGCCAGAGGCCTGGAAGCGGACATGGCCACGCTGGATGAGGTGGCCAAAGCCATGCTGTATATCCCCAAAGAGGAGAGACTTTTCTCCGCCCAGGGGTGCAAATCCATCCCCCAGCGGATCAACTTCTTTCTCTCATAA